CAGACGACCTCAGCTCTATTCCTGAAGATTTACCGGAAGGTAATGCCCGCATTGTGAGCGGTGCAGCAGGCAATACTGAAGCCGTCTTTGAAAGAGCGCTGCGTCCCAAACAACTCGATGAGTATGTTGGCCAAACTAAGGCCAGAGCGCAATTAGAGATTTTTATCAGCGCTACGAGAGCACGCCAAGAAGCTTTAGATCACGTTCTTTTATTTGGGCCTCCTGGACTTGGTAAAACTACTCTTGCTCACATCATTGCAAGAGAGCTTGGCGTAAATCTGCGTCAAACGAGCGGACCGGTTCTAGATAGGCCGGGCGATCTTGCTGCCTTGCTCACCAACCTAGAAGAAAACGATGTTCTCTTTATTGATGAGATTCATCGCTTATCTCCAGTTGTGGAAGAAATTCTGTACCCCGCACTAGAGGATTACAGTCTAGACATCATGATCGGCGAAGGCCCTGCAGCGCGCAGCGTGAAGATTGATCTCAAACCGTTTACCTTGATCGGTGCAACTACTCGTGCCGGCATGCTCACCAATCCTTTGCGTGATCGTTTTGGTATTGTGGCCAGACTCGAGTTCTACACGACTGAAGAACTCACCAAAATCATTAATCGTTCAGCCAGCTTACTTAAGGCTGACATTGACCCAGAAGGCTCCGTTGAAATTGCACAGCGGGCTCGTGGCACACCACGTATCGCTAACCGCTTACTGCGAAGAGTGCGCGATTATGCAGAAGTTAAAGGCACTGGTACGATTACCAAGGCCATGGCTGATGCAGCACTCAAGATGCTGGATATAGATCCAAGCGGATTTGATGTGATGGACAGAAAGCTACTGGAAGCCATCTTGCACAAGTTCGATGGTGGCCCAGTGGGCATTGATAACTTAGCAGCAGCGATTGGTGAAGAGCGCGATACGATTGAAGATGTTCTTGAGCCCTATTTGATTCAACAAGGATACTTACAAAGAACTTCAAGAGGCAGAGTAGCAACCCGTCAAGCCTATGAACACTTTGGGTTAACGCCGCCTAGTGGTAGCGCTAGCTTAGAAATTTAGACTAACGTCACTTTCGCAAACTTACGCTTACCAACCTGCACTACGTAAGTTCCAGCTTCAACCTTTAATTGCTTATCAGCAACGGTTACTCCATCAATCTTTACGCCGTTTTGCTCAATATTGCGCATCGCTTCAGATGTAGATGGAGCAAGAGCTGCAGCCTTCAAAAGATTGGCGATTGCCATAGGCGCACCAGAGAGATTTACTTCTGGAATGTCATCAGGCACACCGCCTTTAGCGCGGTGATTAAAGTCTTCTAATGCTTTTTCTGCTGCGGCTTGCGAGTGGAAGCGTGCCACGATTTCTTGGGCGAGCAGTACTTTGCAATCCTTTGGATTTCTGCCAGCAGCGACTTCTTGCTTCATCAAATCAATCTCAGCCATTGGTCTAAATGACAGCAATGTGAAGTAATCCCACATCAAATCATCTGAGATGCTTAAGAGCTTGCCAAACATATCGCCAGCTGGCTCACTGATGCCAATGTAATTACCTTTGGACTTACTCATCTTTTCAACGCCATCCAGACCAACGAGAAGTGGCATTGTCAAAATACATTGAGGCTCTTGGCCATACTCACGCTGGAGCTCACGTCCAACTAGAAGATTGAACTTCTGATCTGTACCCCCCAACTCTAAATCACTCTTCAGTGCAACAGAGTCATAGCCTTGCATCAGTGGATATAAAAACTCATGAATCGAAATGGGCACACCATTGCGATAGCGCTTAGTAAAGTCATCACGCTCTAACATGCGAGCAACAGTATGTTTAGCAGCCAACTGAATCATGCCGCGCGCGCCCAATGGATCACACCACTCGCTGTTGTAACGCACTTCGGTTTTAGAAGGATCGAGCACCATGCTCGCTTGGCGATAATAAGTTTCCGCATTGACGGCTATTTCTTCTGCGGTCAATGGGGGACGTGTAGCGTTACGACCCGATGGATCACCAATCATGCTGGTGAAATCGCCAATCAAGAAAATAACGGTATGACCCAAATCCTGTAACTGGCGCAACTTATTCAATACAACGGTATGACCCAGATGAATATCTGGAGCTGTTGGATCTAAACCCAATTTAATCCGCAATGGCGTCTTAGTAGCTTGGCTACGAGCCAGTTTCTGAACCCAGTCCGCCTCAACCAATAGCTCATCGCAACCACGTTTGGTGACTTCGAGCGCTGCAAAGACTTCGGGGGTCAAAGGATATTTTTGTTCTGGTTTAGCCATCATGCTGATTCGGATTGCTGATTCAGTTAAATTAGTAGTTAAATTGCTAAAGCATAATTGTCGCATTCCTGAGAGCTACATGAACAAACACCATTCCCTCTATATCGGCCTGATGTCTGGCACCAGCCTGGATGGGATAGATGCCGTTCTGGCCAAGATAGGATCCAATGGGGAAGCCAGTGCGCTAGACGCCATTAGCGCCCCTTTCTCACCAGAGCTCCGCAAGACCCTATCCGAGCTTCAAAGTCCTGGCCCAAATGAGCTCCATCGCGAAAAACAGGCAGGTAATGCCCTGGCCCTGGCCTATGCAGAAGCTGTTAGCCAGTTACTCAGAAAAGCAAATCTACAGCCCTCTGAAATCACCGCCATCGGCGCACATGGACAAACGATTCGCCACCAACCACATCTTGGGGACATGGCTTATACACATCAAACGCTCAACCCAGCCCTCTTGGTAGAAAAAACGGGCATTGATGTCATCGCCGACTTTAGAAGTCGGGATTTAGCTGCGGGCGGGCATGGTGCGCCTTTAGTGCCCGCGTTTCATGCGCAGCAATTTGTAGAAGATAAACATTTAGCCATTCTCAATATTGGTGGCATTGCTAATCTCACACTGCTTCCAAAGAATGGTGAAGTTACCGGCTTTGATTGCGGTCCAGGAAATATGCTGATGGATGCCTGGATACACGAGCACCAGGGCAATGCCTTTGATGAAAATGGTAATTGGGCATTGCAGGGCAAAGTCAATGAGGCGCTACTTAAGAAAATGTTGTCTGATTCTTTCTTTGCAAAAGCCCCTCCTAAGAGCACTGGTAGAGACGACTTTCATCTTGCTTGGTTACATGAAAAAATAGGTGCAGATAATTATCTATCCGAAGATGTGCAGGCTACATTGCTGCAACTCACTGCCCACTCAGCCCTCAAAGCTTTGGTACGCCATGCCCCGCAAACCCAGAAGCTAATTATCTGTGGAGGCGGCGCCAGAAATAATGCCTTGATGAATCTCTTCAAATTACAGTCGCAGCAATTCTTCAAAAAGCCATTAGAAATTACTACAAGCGAGTCTGCAGGAATTGATCCACAGCTTGTGGAAGGCCTTGCTTTTGCATGGCTTGCGTGGGCCCATAAAGAAAAACGGCCAGCAAATTTGCCGGCCGCTACGGGAGCGAAGGGGCCTAGAATTCTAGGTGCTTGCTATCCTGCTTAAATAATTAAATTCTTTTTTAATTAAGCAGAGAAAGAAGATCCGCAACCACAAGTAGTTTGCGCATTTGGATTCTTGATTACAAACTGTGATCCATTGATGTCTTCTTTGTAATCAATCTCAGCACCAACTAAATATTGGAAGCTCATTGAATCTACCAACAAAGTAACACCATTCTTTTCAAAGAGAGTGTCATCTTCATTCACAGCATCATCAAACGTGAAGCCATACTGAAATCCTGAGCAACCGCCACCTTGAACGAATACGCGCAGCTTCAATTCTGGATTGCCTTCTTCAGCAATCAAGTCCGCCACTTTCGCAGCAGCGCTATCCGTGAACACCAATGGGGTTGGCGGCTCGGCTAAATCTTGTGCAGGTTGTGTAGCTAATTCGGTCATGATTTACTCCTAATTCAAAAGGCAATGTCCTATTTTAGGCTTTTAATGCCCAGTTTGCTGAAGGGTCATTATGGGGAAACAGCAATCTGGGTAAGGCCCATAGTCTCTGGTAACCCAAACATCAGGTTCATACACTGCACACCTTGGCCTGAAGCGCCCTTCACCAAATTGTCCTCAACTACCAAAATAACTAAAGTATCACCGCCGCCTGGACGATGGATCGCAATACGAATACCGTTGCTACCCCGCACAGAACGCGTCTCTGGATGACTGCCTGCTGGCATGACATCGACAAATGGCTCGTCCTTATAGAAGTTCTCATAAAGCTTTTGGTAATCAACGTCTTTACCAGCCTCAGTCAAACGGACATACAAAGTCGAATGAATACCTCTAATCATCGGCGTTAAATGCGGCACAAAAGTCAAACCGATCTGATCATGGCCAGCGATTGCCTTTAAGCCCTGTTCGATTTCCGGTAAATGACGATGTCCCTTCACGCTGTAAGCCTTGAAGTTATCACTTGCTTCAGACAATAGTGTGCCGATCTCTGCTTTCCGGCCAGCGCCAGAAGTGCCTGACTTCGAATCAGAAATAATATGGGTGCCATCGATGAAGTGTTTACCACCAGTCGATTTAGGCGACAGCAAAGGCGCGAGACCTAACTGCACTGATGTTGGATAACAACCTGCCAAACCCACTACGCGCGCATTCTTAATAGCCTCACGATTAATCTCCGCCAAACCATAAACCGCTTCAGCCAAAATTTCTGGGCAGGTGTGCTCCATGCCGTACCACTTTGCAAATTCTTTGACATCCTTCAAACGAAAGTCTGCGGCAAGATCCAAAATCTTCACATTGTTAGCGAGTAATTCTTTTGCTTGTGCCATCGCAACGCCATGTGGAGTTGCGAAGAACACCACATCACATTCATTCAGCTTGGCTTCATCTGGTGTCGTAAATTTGAGAGCAACACGGCCACGCAAAGATGGAAACATCTCAGCCACTGGCATGCCAGCTTCTGTGCGAGAAGTAATTGCAGTGAGTTCTACCTCAGGATGCTGCGCCAATAAACGCAACAACTCCACTCCGGTATATCCAGTGCCACCTACGATGCCAACTTTAATCATGCCATTCTCCAAAATACCGATCATGAGAAGTTTCTTTTAAAACTTCTGAATACCTCAATTGTAGAAACAAAAAGGGCCGCTTGCGCGACCCTTTCGATAAAACTTGAGCGACTGAAAGAATTAGCGCTTGCTGAACTGCTTACGACGACGCGCGCCGTGCAGACCAACTTT
This is a stretch of genomic DNA from Polynucleobacter sp. JS-JIR-II-b4. It encodes these proteins:
- a CDS encoding anhydro-N-acetylmuramic acid kinase, with the translated sequence MNKHHSLYIGLMSGTSLDGIDAVLAKIGSNGEASALDAISAPFSPELRKTLSELQSPGPNELHREKQAGNALALAYAEAVSQLLRKANLQPSEITAIGAHGQTIRHQPHLGDMAYTHQTLNPALLVEKTGIDVIADFRSRDLAAGGHGAPLVPAFHAQQFVEDKHLAILNIGGIANLTLLPKNGEVTGFDCGPGNMLMDAWIHEHQGNAFDENGNWALQGKVNEALLKKMLSDSFFAKAPPKSTGRDDFHLAWLHEKIGADNYLSEDVQATLLQLTAHSALKALVRHAPQTQKLIICGGGARNNALMNLFKLQSQQFFKKPLEITTSESAGIDPQLVEGLAFAWLAWAHKEKRPANLPAATGAKGPRILGACYPA
- the ruvB gene encoding Holliday junction branch migration DNA helicase RuvB, whose amino-acid sequence is MAIHTDDLSSIPEDLPEGNARIVSGAAGNTEAVFERALRPKQLDEYVGQTKARAQLEIFISATRARQEALDHVLLFGPPGLGKTTLAHIIARELGVNLRQTSGPVLDRPGDLAALLTNLEENDVLFIDEIHRLSPVVEEILYPALEDYSLDIMIGEGPAARSVKIDLKPFTLIGATTRAGMLTNPLRDRFGIVARLEFYTTEELTKIINRSASLLKADIDPEGSVEIAQRARGTPRIANRLLRRVRDYAEVKGTGTITKAMADAALKMLDIDPSGFDVMDRKLLEAILHKFDGGPVGIDNLAAAIGEERDTIEDVLEPYLIQQGYLQRTSRGRVATRQAYEHFGLTPPSGSASLEI
- the argC gene encoding N-acetyl-gamma-glutamyl-phosphate reductase, producing the protein MIKVGIVGGTGYTGVELLRLLAQHPEVELTAITSRTEAGMPVAEMFPSLRGRVALKFTTPDEAKLNECDVVFFATPHGVAMAQAKELLANNVKILDLAADFRLKDVKEFAKWYGMEHTCPEILAEAVYGLAEINREAIKNARVVGLAGCYPTSVQLGLAPLLSPKSTGGKHFIDGTHIISDSKSGTSGAGRKAEIGTLLSEASDNFKAYSVKGHRHLPEIEQGLKAIAGHDQIGLTFVPHLTPMIRGIHSTLYVRLTEAGKDVDYQKLYENFYKDEPFVDVMPAGSHPETRSVRGSNGIRIAIHRPGGGDTLVILVVEDNLVKGASGQGVQCMNLMFGLPETMGLTQIAVSP
- the erpA gene encoding iron-sulfur cluster insertion protein ErpA yields the protein MTELATQPAQDLAEPPTPLVFTDSAAAKVADLIAEEGNPELKLRVFVQGGGCSGFQYGFTFDDAVNEDDTLFEKNGVTLLVDSMSFQYLVGAEIDYKEDINGSQFVIKNPNAQTTCGCGSSFSA
- the tyrS gene encoding tyrosine--tRNA ligase, producing MMAKPEQKYPLTPEVFAALEVTKRGCDELLVEADWVQKLARSQATKTPLRIKLGLDPTAPDIHLGHTVVLNKLRQLQDLGHTVIFLIGDFTSMIGDPSGRNATRPPLTAEEIAVNAETYYRQASMVLDPSKTEVRYNSEWCDPLGARGMIQLAAKHTVARMLERDDFTKRYRNGVPISIHEFLYPLMQGYDSVALKSDLELGGTDQKFNLLVGRELQREYGQEPQCILTMPLLVGLDGVEKMSKSKGNYIGISEPAGDMFGKLLSISDDLMWDYFTLLSFRPMAEIDLMKQEVAAGRNPKDCKVLLAQEIVARFHSQAAAEKALEDFNHRAKGGVPDDIPEVNLSGAPMAIANLLKAAALAPSTSEAMRNIEQNGVKIDGVTVADKQLKVEAGTYVVQVGKRKFAKVTLV